In Patescibacteria group bacterium, the sequence GGCTGGGATTGTAACCGATGAGGGTGGACTCTCTTGTCATGCCGCGATAGTTTCGCGGGAACTTAGAAAGCCCTGTATAATTGGGACAAAGATTGCTACTAGGGTTTTAAAAGATGGGAATCTTGTTGAAGTTGATGCAGTAGTTGGGATTGTTAGATTAATTAAATGATATGGATATAGAAAAATTTAAACATGCAGACTGGACGAAAATTTGGGCGGGATCATGGAGTTTTTTGACATGTTTTCATTTTGGCAATGATTACACAAAAGAAATTCACTTCGGAAGTCATCCCGTTTTCAGTCAGAGTATTATTTTTGTAAAAGAAGGCAAAAGTAATGGGTGGGCAACTCAAACAGACAGGGACCGTTTAGGTAATTTTCTTGCAACGGAGGTTAAAAATAATCCCGATAAAGCGTTAGAAGTTTGTTCTGAATTAAAGAAAGAAGTTGATTCGATTATAAATTTTTTGGATACAAACGTTGCAGCTCAACCAAGTTTGGAAATTTACAATGATTTTTGGAACCATGTACTTCTGTACTACACACCGCATATTAATGTTAAATATGTTGTTGATTATTTGGAACCAGAACTTTTGCAGAAGTTGTTACCACATCTTGAAGAAGCTCGTTTGTATGCCGAACCAGTTTTCAAGAGAACCGAAGATTTTATGATCTCAACAGCGCAAGCTATTGGTCAAAAAATTAATCTACCATATGAGCTTGTGCTTTGCACGACGAAGTCTGAGATGGACGAATATTTTAAAGGCGGCATTTTTCCGAAAAGGAACGTTCTTGAAGAGCGAAATAAGGGAGCGGTAATTTTATTTGATGAAACAGACTCGATGGTCATTACTGGTGCTGATGTACAGAAGGTTGAGGACATTGTTACTAAACAAACTGCAACCAATGTGATTAAGGGAATGGTTGCCTATAAAGGTAAGGTGACTGGCCGCGCTGTGATTATTCTCGATCCAACAAAAGCCAATCATTTTGTTGAGGGAGATATTTTAGTGACAGGAATGACGCGACCCGAATATTTATCAATTATGGAAAAGGCAGCAGCCATTGTTACTGACGCAGGAGGTATTCTTTCGCATGCCGCCATTTCTGCTCGAGAATTGAAAAAACCTTGTGTCATTGGAACACAGGTTGCGACAAAAGTTTTGAAGGACGGGGACTTGGTGGAAGTGGATGCTGATAGTGGAATAATTCGGTTATTAAAAGCCTAGTTGTTATTTTAGTTTTATGAATATTAACGAAATGCCACCTAAGCAAGAGAGTCAGGAAATTATTTCCAAGATACAATTACATTTTTTCAGACACGGTGAACAGTTTAAGGATCCAGCAAAATCTGACCCTGAATACGAACTTTCTGCGGCTGGACGAGAGCAGGGAATGAATAAAGCGAAGTCAATTGAGGAAAGACCGAACCTCCGGCAGACCATGGCTTTTGGGAGCCCGAGAGCACGGTCACAACAGACTGCCTCTTTTGCGATGGCTGGCCAGGCGCTCGATAGTGTTGTTGGTGACGAATCGCTGAAAGAACTTAAGGCAAAACTGGATGGAGATATTTCCTACGGATCTAAGGTAATGAGTGATCCTCGTCTCGATTTTACTATGGATAAGGATACCCCATTTGGAGCAAAAGCATTTGAAGCTTTTTCAAAGAAAGAATATATGAAGTTTTTAGTTAATTCAAGTGATGCATTGGCGAAGGAAGTAAAAGACTCGAAAGGGTCAACATACTCAAGACAAGCTGGAGATGTGGCTCAAGTAGTAAAGAAATATCTTTCAGTCTCTAGCCGATGGAAGGAACTTGTCCAAAGTGGTAAATATCAAGATCCCAAACTCGAGCGATTTTTAGGTTCTCATGGTGGTGTAACCGAGTCTTTTTTGTTTAAGGTGATTGAAAAAACTAAAGGAATAGAGGAGCGTGACAGACTTCTAGCTCTTATTCCAAACATTTTTGATTTTACGGAAGGTTTTGATGTCGAACTTGTAACCACTGACAGAAATAGCGAACCAGCAGTTAGGATTATTTACAAGAAGGAATTGCCTGGCGGCAAAAAGTTTAAATTTAACGAAGTTGTTCCGATTGAAGTTATTGAGGAAATTGTAAAAGAAGGAAAATAAAATTTTGTGGAACTTTCTGATTTCAAAAAACACACTGATTGGGTAAAAGTTTGGTCTTCTAGAGGAAGTCTGGCTTTCGATTCTCATTTTGGAGATCAGTGTACAAAGCAAAGTGATATTTCAAGTAAGCCATTTTTTGCTAAGACGGTGACGTTTTACAAAAATGGCATTTCTCATGGGTGGGTACGTGGTGAAGATAAAGATGATTTAGGTGACAGACTAAGCTCTTTGGCGAGGGAAGATAGTACGTTTGTAGAAAAAATATCAAATGGTTTGATTTCTCATACAGACAGGGTAGCTTCTTTTATAGACTCTCAAAGT encodes:
- a CDS encoding PEP-utilizing enzyme, whose product is MDIEKFKHADWTKIWAGSWSFLTCFHFGNDYTKEIHFGSHPVFSQSIIFVKEGKSNGWATQTDRDRLGNFLATEVKNNPDKALEVCSELKKEVDSIINFLDTNVAAQPSLEIYNDFWNHVLLYYTPHINVKYVVDYLEPELLQKLLPHLEEARLYAEPVFKRTEDFMISTAQAIGQKINLPYELVLCTTKSEMDEYFKGGIFPKRNVLEERNKGAVILFDETDSMVITGADVQKVEDIVTKQTATNVIKGMVAYKGKVTGRAVIILDPTKANHFVEGDILVTGMTRPEYLSIMEKAAAIVTDAGGILSHAAISARELKKPCVIGTQVATKVLKDGDLVEVDADSGIIRLLKA